DNA from Streptomyces sp. NBC_01476:
CCGCCGCCGGTGACCACCGGATCAAGGCCGTCGGCACGGTGAGTGCCGCCGACATCGGCCGGCAGTTCCGCGAGGGCGCCGACGGCACCCAGGACCCCGCGGTCGTCCAGGCGATGCTCGACGCGGCAGCCGCCGCCCGCACCGCGGAGGCCCGCGGTGCGGGCGCCGGGGAGTTCCCGGTCTTCCCGGACACGGAGGAGGAGGCCAGGGCGCTCGGCCGGCACGCCTTCGAGGGCTGGGAGTACTACCGCACCAACCGCGCCCGGCACCCGCGCTCGGCGGACTCCTTCACCTGGAACAGCGTCGACCGCATCGTGACCTTCGACCCGTTCCGGTTCGCGGGCCTGATCGCACCGCGCCCGCTGCTCATGATCGTCGGAACCGAGGCGGTCACCTCCCACATGACCACGGAGGCGTTCGCGAACGCCCGGGAACCCAAGAGCCTCCACTGGATCGAGGGTGCGAGCCACGTCGACCTCTACGACAAGGACGCCTACGTGACCCCCGCGGTGGCTGAGCTGACGGCCTTCTTCCGCAGCGGCCTCGGCGAGCCCGCCCGGGTGGGCTGAGACGGCTTTCCGCGCGCGCGGCCCAGGCCGGGGTCTACGCGTCGTCGTCTTCCCCCGCCGGGGCGTCGGCCACCGCGTCGAGGGCCGCGTGGAGATGGGGGATCAGGCGCTCCACGTCGGGGCCGTTGAGGACGGTGTGGCCCAGCAGCGTGCGGTTGAGGAGGACCCCGGCGCAGATGCCTTCGAGCCGATTCCGGTCCGCTCGGCGCCGGCCCGAGTGACCGGCTCCGCTCCCCGGTCGCCCGGGGCTTTGCCGCCCTGTTGGGGCAACCGGGGAACTCGCACTCGATGGTGGAAACCGCTCGGAACGCCAGGGGACGGTCGCGCGGCCGGGACTACCCCTTCGCGGTGAAGCGGGTCCTCCACAGGTCGCGGAGCAGTGCGATCTCTGCCATGTGGTGGATGAATTCGAGGTTGGTCCCCGCCAGGACGGCGACGTACGGGTCGTCGGGATCGGAGCCGTACGGGTACTGCGAGAAACCGACCGTGTCGAGCTGCTCGTCGGTGACCGCGGCGACGCTCTCGCGCCAGCGGTCGATCAGCGCCCAGAACCGTTCGAGCGCCAAGGCGGCGGAGGGGGTG
Protein-coding regions in this window:
- a CDS encoding alpha/beta hydrolase, translating into MRTDVTFDSAGLKLAGHLYTPEDGKQGPRPAVVVGHPASGVKEQAAGLYAERLARAGFVTLAFDAAHQGGSEGTPRGLEDPAQRVEDIKAAVSFLSVRAEADPDRIGALGICASGGYVVPAAAGDHRIKAVGTVSAADIGRQFREGADGTQDPAVVQAMLDAAAAARTAEARGAGAGEFPVFPDTEEEARALGRHAFEGWEYYRTNRARHPRSADSFTWNSVDRIVTFDPFRFAGLIAPRPLLMIVGTEAVTSHMTTEAFANAREPKSLHWIEGASHVDLYDKDAYVTPAVAELTAFFRSGLGEPARVG